In a genomic window of bacterium:
- a CDS encoding cyclic nucleotide-binding domain-containing protein, which translates to MLTIVKRLQQHPFLRQVSAENILTLAEATHPVVFQPGEWIVRQGRKARSLYLIEKGVVELGLLTKGPGTPLVISHIHKGGSLGWSWAFPPFKWKFDARAKTRVEALALDGRPVMDKCGLYPLLGYEVMKKLAESLAKRLEGTRHQLVHMARKHPDLPPAILYYPSPIV; encoded by the coding sequence ATGTTGACCATCGTCAAAAGGCTCCAGCAACATCCCTTCCTGCGGCAGGTCTCCGCCGAGAACATCCTGACACTGGCCGAGGCCACCCACCCGGTGGTCTTCCAGCCCGGTGAATGGATCGTTCGGCAAGGCCGAAAAGCCAGGTCCCTCTATCTCATCGAAAAGGGTGTGGTCGAACTGGGCCTTTTGACGAAAGGACCCGGGACCCCCTTGGTCATCTCCCACATCCACAAGGGGGGCAGCCTGGGCTGGTCCTGGGCCTTCCCGCCTTTCAAATGGAAATTCGACGCGCGGGCCAAGACCCGGGTGGAAGCCTTGGCCTTGGACGGACGCCCGGTCATGGACAAATGTGGCCTTTATCCCCTGTTGGGCTATGAGGTCATGAAGAAATTGGCCGAATCCCTTGCCAAGCGCCTGGAGGGCACCCGGCATCAGCTCGTCCATATGGCGCGAAAGCATCCGGATCTTCCGCCCGCGATCCTTTATTACCCATCCCCCATCGTGTGA
- a CDS encoding c-type cytochrome codes for MKKYFVPLLLAGALAALVQGRAIMDLNPGLSPTPTATPEDPKVVQGRRLYTQLNCSYCHRIQGVGGRVGPALDNVGFRRVPEWLFAHFREPQKTVADSKMVQIPISDQQALALTAYLRTLGGRTFSPEAPVLFKEHCSSCHSMEPGNGDHPLELGAEGRYRDLDFIRNYIRNPRKMNPKALMKPYEKVLTQAQVHDLAVYIFHGGQ; via the coding sequence ATGAAAAAGTATTTTGTCCCTCTCCTCCTCGCCGGAGCCTTGGCCGCCCTGGTCCAGGGCCGGGCCATCATGGACCTGAACCCCGGGCTCTCCCCCACCCCCACCGCCACCCCGGAGGACCCCAAGGTCGTCCAGGGCCGGCGCCTCTACACCCAACTGAATTGTTCCTATTGCCACCGGATCCAAGGGGTCGGCGGCAGGGTCGGTCCCGCGCTGGACAATGTGGGGTTCCGGCGGGTGCCCGAATGGCTTTTCGCCCATTTCCGGGAACCCCAAAAAACGGTCGCCGATTCGAAGATGGTCCAGATCCCTATTTCCGATCAACAGGCCCTGGCCCTCACCGCCTATCTCCGGACCCTGGGCGGACGGACCTTCAGCCCGGAAGCGCCGGTGCTTTTCAAGGAACACTGTTCCTCATGCCATTCCATGGAGCCTGGCAATGGGGATCATCCCCTGGAACTCGGCGCCGAGGGACGCTACCGGGACCTCGACTTCATCCGGAACTACATCCGCAACCCGCGCAAGATGAACCCCAAGGCCCTGATGAAGCCCTACGAAAAGGTCCTGACCCAAGCCCAGGTCCATGACCTGGCGGTCTATATCTTCCACGGGGGGCAATGA